One Candidatus Cardinium hertigii DNA window includes the following coding sequences:
- a CDS encoding ABC transporter ATP-binding protein → MSMKHLSIISFFWPHIRPYKWYYFVMLIAPFTASFYPFAYTYALKLFIDTMTIPPTLTYQSMMFPIGIFLTAQLTLELVWRINNFCEYKAAPYVRKSILIYAYDYIQYHAYSFFQDNLTGTIHSKIQGIVDGYDRLWDQLHRGLGLRILKSTINVGTLILINYEIGLFFLIWSILFIYSIYTCSLTLKRLSCESTESRHTVMGIIADNISNIMNILSFVTKAKEVQALDQNIVNDFIPKEMRVYQYSFKIKIIAGCLHLFLFTAILWYMIYLKIINTITVGDFAQLFGILLITSEEIWHITVSLQDFSHVIGNLKSGLSILWPCEKRVDVINPKTLKIKHPSLEFKNVYFNYKDQKSVFKNLSLRIKPGEKIGLVGHSGAGKSSLVNLILRYFDYERGIILIDSQNIQHVTEDSLRSQIAVIPQDISLFHRTLMENIRYGNLDATDEEVVEASKKAHMHNFISALPEQYNTYVGERGVKLSGGQRQRVAIARAILKDAPILILDEATSALDSQTENLIQDSLHWLLDQQKKTVIAIAHRLSTLKHMDRIIVLDHGKIVEQGTHEQLMEKPDNLYRELWELQENKHRLR, encoded by the coding sequence ATGTCTATGAAACATCTATCGATCATTTCTTTTTTTTGGCCACATATTCGACCCTATAAATGGTACTATTTTGTAATGTTAATAGCTCCTTTTACAGCTAGTTTTTACCCTTTTGCTTATACATATGCACTAAAACTTTTTATAGATACGATGACCATACCTCCTACGTTGACCTATCAAAGTATGATGTTTCCAATAGGTATTTTCTTAACTGCTCAATTAACGTTAGAATTGGTTTGGCGTATCAATAACTTTTGTGAATATAAAGCAGCGCCTTATGTAAGAAAATCTATTCTAATTTATGCTTATGACTATATACAATATCATGCTTACAGCTTTTTTCAGGATAATCTTACGGGAACGATCCATAGTAAAATTCAAGGTATTGTAGACGGTTATGATAGATTGTGGGATCAGCTACATCGTGGGCTAGGTTTACGTATACTCAAAAGTACCATTAACGTAGGTACACTTATACTCATTAATTATGAGATTGGTTTGTTTTTTTTGATATGGAGTATACTCTTTATCTATAGCATTTATACATGCTCTTTAACATTAAAGCGACTTTCTTGTGAATCCACAGAAAGTAGACATACCGTTATGGGCATAATAGCTGATAATATTAGTAATATTATGAACATTCTATCTTTTGTTACCAAAGCTAAAGAAGTTCAAGCTTTAGATCAGAACATTGTTAATGATTTTATTCCGAAAGAGATGCGGGTCTATCAATATAGTTTTAAAATTAAGATTATAGCCGGTTGTTTACACCTATTTTTATTTACAGCCATATTATGGTACATGATTTACTTAAAAATTATAAATACCATTACAGTAGGAGATTTTGCTCAGTTGTTTGGCATTCTTTTGATTACTTCTGAGGAAATATGGCATATTACCGTTTCGCTACAAGACTTTTCACATGTTATAGGAAATTTAAAAAGTGGATTATCTATACTTTGGCCATGTGAAAAAAGAGTCGATGTAATCAATCCAAAAACGTTGAAAATCAAGCATCCTAGTCTTGAATTTAAAAACGTATATTTTAATTATAAAGATCAAAAATCTGTTTTTAAAAACCTTAGCCTCCGCATTAAACCTGGTGAAAAAATAGGCTTAGTAGGGCATTCAGGAGCTGGGAAGTCCTCTTTAGTCAATCTAATTTTACGTTATTTTGACTATGAACGTGGTATCATACTGATTGATAGTCAAAATATTCAGCACGTTACAGAAGATTCATTGAGAAGTCAGATCGCTGTTATTCCGCAGGATATATCACTATTTCATCGTACCCTTATGGAAAATATTCGTTATGGTAATCTAGATGCTACAGATGAAGAAGTAGTAGAAGCTAGTAAGAAAGCACATATGCACAATTTCATCAGTGCGTTACCGGAACAGTATAATACCTATGTCGGAGAAAGAGGCGTTAAACTTTCTGGTGGACAACGTCAAAGAGTGGCTATTGCACGTGCCATCTTAAAGGATGCACCTATACTGATATTAGATGAAGCGACCTCTGCGCTGGACAGTCAAACTGAGAATTTAATTCAAGATAGCTTACATTGGTTGTTAGACCAGCAAAAAAAAACTGTTATTGCTATTGCGCACCGTTTATCAACACTTAAGCATATGGATCGAATTATTGTACTAGATCATGGGAAAATTGTCGAACAAGGCACACACGAGCAATTAATGGAGAAACCAGATAATTTGTATCGAGAACTATGGGAACTTCAGGAAAATAAGCATCGTCTACGGTAA
- a CDS encoding CPBP family intramembrane glutamic endopeptidase: MERIKKERYTLLAFALFPCMVWGVMTLGCIMIYDLNYPEFVSNHIYHITYLLRALVYLSLCSNLYKRWSPGFYDAHKKIYLRYSLLAIIAIVCGFFVKTRFWNYILDGCFVSPFIEEVIARFILYKARKHNWKLYAVVTVISSLAFSLMHIAYNASLHFNANIRTELGAHFVFGCILCSIFWFFPRLSLLISIHSISNLWGILATKLGYPW; the protein is encoded by the coding sequence GTGGAAAGAATAAAAAAAGAAAGATACACCCTATTAGCCTTCGCATTATTCCCTTGTATGGTATGGGGAGTGATGACACTGGGATGTATCATGATTTATGACCTTAACTATCCTGAATTTGTAAGTAATCACATTTATCACATCACCTACTTATTACGTGCACTAGTATATCTATCTCTATGCAGCAATTTATATAAAAGATGGTCCCCTGGTTTCTATGATGCACATAAAAAAATTTATCTTAGATACAGTCTATTAGCTATTATTGCTATTGTATGTGGTTTTTTTGTGAAGACTAGATTCTGGAATTATATACTAGATGGCTGTTTTGTAAGCCCATTTATCGAAGAAGTTATAGCTCGGTTTATATTATATAAAGCAAGAAAGCATAATTGGAAACTATATGCTGTAGTAACGGTTATTTCTTCTTTAGCTTTTAGCCTTATGCATATTGCCTATAATGCTTCTTTACATTTTAATGCAAACATACGAACCGAATTAGGTGCACATTTTGTATTTGGGTGCATACTTTGTAGTATATTTTGGTTTTTTCCTAGATTGAGCTTGCTTATCAGCATACATTCTATTTCGAATTTATGGGGCATACTGGCTACTAAATTAGGATATCCATGGTAA
- a CDS encoding transposase, with protein MALESFTSKWNKQYPQIAKSWYANWNNLIVFLQYPNVIRSVIYTTNAIESVNSQFRRVTKNKRVFPNDIAVFKTLYLTINYITKKWTMPIKNWSEAMAHFLIKFEDRI; from the coding sequence ATGGCATTAGAATCTTTTACTAGCAAATGGAATAAACAATACCCACAAATAGCCAAGTCTTGGTATGCTAATTGGAATAATCTGATAGTATTTTTACAATACCCTAACGTAATACGTAGCGTTATTTACACAACGAATGCTATTGAATCTGTAAACAGTCAATTTCGTAGAGTTACCAAAAATAAAAGAGTCTTTCCTAATGATATAGCTGTTTTTAAAACGTTATATTTAACCATTAATTATATCACCAAGAAGTGGACTATGCCTATTAAAAATTGGAGTGAGGCTATGGCTCATTTTTTAATTAAATTTGAAGATAGAATTTAA
- a CDS encoding CPBP family intramembrane glutamic endopeptidase has product MQKDRKEQYMLFALALFPCIGWGLLHLGSLIFRHHIHYPKLLCYTAYRTLYLLSTLVYLPLLRYIYKKWLPSLYRAYEKIYLRYTILAIIFILFGFFFKTKFCNYILDGCFISPFIEEIISRFMLYEAKKYSCKLYVLVALLSSLAFSLMHIGYDPFVLIKPILLPKLSEHFLFGCVLCSIFWFFPRLSLLISIHAISNLWGILANELGYPW; this is encoded by the coding sequence ATGCAAAAAGACAGGAAAGAACAATACATGCTCTTTGCCCTTGCACTATTTCCTTGTATAGGATGGGGATTACTCCACCTAGGTTCCCTAATTTTTAGGCATCATATTCATTACCCAAAGTTACTATGTTACACTGCATATCGAACTTTATATTTGTTATCTACTCTTGTGTACTTACCATTACTCAGATATATATACAAAAAGTGGTTACCTAGTTTGTATCGTGCCTATGAAAAAATTTATCTTAGGTATACCATATTAGCCATTATTTTTATTTTGTTCGGCTTTTTTTTTAAAACTAAATTTTGCAATTATATACTAGATGGGTGCTTTATAAGTCCATTTATAGAAGAAATTATCTCCCGATTTATGTTATATGAAGCAAAAAAGTATAGTTGCAAACTATATGTTTTAGTAGCGCTTCTTTCTTCTTTAGCCTTTAGTCTTATGCATATTGGCTACGATCCTTTTGTACTTATAAAACCAATCTTACTACCAAAATTAAGTGAGCATTTTTTATTTGGATGCGTACTTTGTAGTATATTTTGGTTTTTTCCTAGATTGAGCTTGCTTATCAGCATACATGCTATTTCGAATTTATGGGGTATACTGGCTAATGAATTAGGATATCCATGGTAA
- a CDS encoding IS110 family transposase yields the protein MQYIGIDIGKRNFIAAFPQDQGYRTITYKNEPKGIETFLAQLDKSADHCVLEATGNYGALLLQMLTGHGIVVSMVNPKQTKQFARMMLVVNKTDKVDAQLIALIS from the coding sequence ATGCAATATATAGGAATCGACATAGGAAAAAGAAACTTTATAGCAGCTTTTCCACAAGACCAAGGTTACCGTACCATCACCTATAAGAATGAACCCAAAGGCATTGAAACCTTTTTAGCTCAACTTGATAAATCAGCGGATCACTGTGTGTTAGAAGCCACTGGAAACTATGGTGCCTTATTACTGCAGATGCTTACAGGACATGGAATAGTTGTGTCGATGGTCAACCCCAAGCAAACTAAACAGTTTGCTCGCATGATGCTAGTGGTAAACAAAACCGATAAGGTAGATGCTCAACTTATTGCCCTAATCAGTTAA
- a CDS encoding transposase, which yields MSYNLLESFSVLPQVNNLAVETLKKTIACLEEQIRFLEQHMLSITKETYNALYKRISSIKGIGDSIALELIVATGGGQHFQSAKQFSKFIGLAPTYAHSGSSIRKKGPINRHGNARLRSLFYMASWSAIRFNKACKSFYQNLKARGKPGKVALIAVANKLIRQLFAILRDDTYYIDGYLSKPNVTVYQLERYF from the coding sequence ATGTCCTATAATCTATTAGAGTCTTTTAGTGTATTACCTCAAGTAAATAATTTAGCAGTAGAAACGCTCAAGAAAACTATAGCCTGTCTGGAAGAACAGATAAGGTTTCTGGAGCAACACATGCTTTCTATTACGAAAGAAACCTATAATGCGCTCTATAAACGCATTAGTTCTATTAAAGGCATTGGAGATAGCATCGCTCTGGAACTTATCGTTGCGACTGGAGGGGGCCAACATTTTCAAAGCGCCAAACAATTCTCTAAGTTCATTGGCTTAGCTCCCACTTATGCACACTCTGGTTCTTCTATAAGGAAGAAGGGGCCTATCAATCGGCATGGGAACGCCAGGTTGCGTTCTTTATTCTATATGGCTTCTTGGTCGGCTATACGCTTTAATAAAGCGTGTAAATCATTTTATCAAAACTTAAAAGCCAGAGGGAAACCTGGAAAGGTAGCGCTTATTGCTGTGGCTAATAAACTGATTAGACAACTCTTTGCTATTCTTAGGGACGATACTTACTATATTGATGGCTATCTTTCTAAGCCGAATGTAACTGTTTATCAGTTGGAAAGATACTTTTAG
- a CDS encoding Rpn family recombination-promoting nuclease/putative transposase, producing the protein MEKITPKVDLAFKKIFGVEENKDLLISLINATVSPEDQVVDVTLLNPYNPKDFRSAKLSILDIKAVGETGKRFNIEIQITDEADYDKRALYYWAKLYTDQLKVSEDYSTLNKAIGIHILNFISITDSNKYHNVFHITEKERGLPCFTDLELHTIELIKFSKGPKEDLDSLLKKVKNSLDIWTAFLTRHELLNKDNLPQPLANNSLKKALHVLDTMNFTDEERMAYEDHLKWLRIEANTLEKARREGMQIGEEKGMRIGKVAIAKAMLLKGYPMEDIVLLTGLPSSHIQDLIKEKSF; encoded by the coding sequence ATGGAAAAAATTACCCCAAAGGTTGACTTGGCCTTCAAAAAAATATTTGGCGTAGAAGAAAATAAGGATTTACTGATTTCCTTAATAAATGCTACTGTTTCTCCAGAAGATCAAGTGGTAGATGTTACGCTATTAAACCCTTATAATCCAAAAGATTTTAGAAGTGCTAAGCTATCCATACTAGATATAAAAGCAGTAGGAGAAACAGGGAAACGGTTTAATATAGAGATTCAAATCACAGATGAAGCAGATTATGATAAGCGAGCCTTATACTATTGGGCCAAGTTGTATACAGATCAATTAAAAGTCTCAGAGGATTATTCGACTTTAAACAAAGCCATAGGGATTCATATTCTAAATTTTATTTCTATAACAGACAGTAATAAGTATCATAATGTATTCCATATCACAGAAAAAGAGCGTGGTCTACCCTGCTTTACCGATTTAGAATTGCATACTATAGAGCTGATTAAGTTTAGTAAAGGTCCCAAGGAAGATTTAGATAGCTTATTAAAAAAGGTAAAAAATTCTTTAGACATTTGGACAGCTTTTTTGACCCGCCATGAATTACTTAATAAAGACAATTTACCTCAACCGTTAGCGAACAACAGCCTAAAAAAGGCATTACATGTTTTAGATACGATGAACTTTACGGATGAGGAAAGAATGGCCTATGAAGACCACTTAAAATGGCTCAGAATAGAGGCTAATACGCTAGAAAAAGCTAGAAGGGAAGGCATGCAAATAGGAGAAGAGAAAGGCATGCGCATAGGTAAGGTAGCAATAGCTAAGGCTATGCTTCTCAAAGGTTACCCTATGGAAGATATCGTTCTACTTACTGGCTTGCCTTCTTCTCATATCCAGGATCTTATAAAGGAAAAAAGTTTCTAA
- a CDS encoding DMT family transporter, whose protein sequence is MCKNSHLFRNSYVRAVLWMQLSILTSCLNDVITKYLATRLPACQICFFRFCFGSLVLLPIGCYKYALTTTRFTLHLVRGFFLAVAMGLYCYGLAYVPMSTAIVIGFTNPVFVLILANIFLRENISWPIWLATLLSFVAIVIVFQPTMVNHYMAALACIAATVVFALLDVINKRYISREPMLALLFFSNAVAAFCIFPFAYLSWQKPTLVQLLSLGLLGIGSNLILYFLLRAFALAAVTALAPIKYTELLYSVLFGILFFNEWPLGTTYIGAACIIAATSFVAYYQNRL, encoded by the coding sequence ATGTGTAAAAACAGCCATTTATTTAGAAATAGCTATGTAAGAGCGGTGCTATGGATGCAACTCAGTATTCTTACAAGTTGCCTAAACGATGTAATTACCAAATATTTAGCTACAAGATTACCCGCTTGTCAGATTTGCTTCTTTCGTTTTTGCTTTGGTAGTTTGGTTTTGTTACCTATTGGCTGCTATAAGTATGCGTTGACAACAACACGATTTACGCTGCATTTGGTGCGCGGATTTTTTTTAGCCGTTGCGATGGGCTTGTATTGCTATGGTCTAGCCTATGTGCCAATGAGTACAGCTATCGTAATAGGATTTACAAATCCTGTTTTTGTACTGATATTGGCTAATATTTTTTTAAGAGAAAACATCTCTTGGCCTATATGGCTTGCTACTTTACTATCTTTTGTAGCCATTGTAATTGTATTTCAGCCAACTATGGTTAACCACTATATGGCTGCTTTAGCCTGTATAGCTGCAACGGTAGTATTTGCTTTATTGGATGTTATCAATAAAAGATATATTTCTCGGGAGCCTATGCTTGCCTTACTTTTTTTTTCTAATGCGGTTGCTGCTTTTTGTATTTTTCCATTCGCCTATCTGAGTTGGCAAAAGCCTACCCTTGTTCAACTGCTTAGTTTAGGCCTATTAGGTATTGGTAGTAATTTGATTCTTTATTTTCTACTAAGGGCCTTTGCTTTGGCAGCTGTAACTGCTTTAGCGCCTATTAAGTATACAGAGTTATTATATTCTGTTTTATTTGGTATACTGTTTTTTAACGAATGGCCGTTGGGGACTACTTATATAGGTGCTGCCTGTATTATTGCGGCTACTTCGTTTGTGGCTTATTACCAAAATCGTTTATAG
- the trxB gene encoding thioredoxin-disulfide reductase encodes MDKQSVQLVVIGSGPAGYTAAIYAARAGLCPVLYQGPQPGGQLTLTGEVENYPGYRAGVQGPNMMEDLQAQAERFGTIIQEGSIATVDFSIYPRLLTTDRGETLRARSVVIATGASAKWLGLPSEKKLYGKGVSACAVCDGFFFKNETVVVVGGGDSAAEEALYLSKLCKKVYLLVRKDTMRASRIMQERLLQKSNIQLCFHTEVQEIIGEETVEAVQVIHTLSQTVSILAATGCFIAIGHVPNSKLFLPYLSVDSEGYIQVQLGTTHTNVAGVFAAGDVQDRYYRQAVTAAGTGCMAALDAERFLQANEW; translated from the coding sequence ATGGATAAGCAATCTGTACAGCTGGTTGTTATCGGGTCGGGGCCAGCTGGGTATACAGCAGCTATTTATGCGGCACGTGCAGGTTTATGTCCTGTTTTATACCAAGGACCACAGCCAGGTGGACAACTAACCCTTACAGGAGAGGTAGAAAACTATCCTGGTTATAGGGCAGGTGTGCAAGGTCCTAATATGATGGAAGATTTGCAAGCACAAGCAGAGCGGTTTGGTACGATCATTCAGGAAGGGAGTATTGCGACAGTAGATTTTTCTATTTATCCCCGGTTGTTAACCACTGATAGAGGGGAAACGTTGCGTGCGCGATCTGTGGTTATTGCTACGGGTGCTTCTGCCAAATGGTTGGGGCTGCCTTCTGAAAAAAAGTTATATGGAAAAGGGGTTTCGGCTTGTGCCGTTTGTGATGGATTTTTCTTTAAAAATGAAACAGTTGTAGTAGTAGGAGGGGGGGATTCAGCTGCAGAAGAGGCGCTCTATTTATCTAAGCTTTGTAAGAAAGTTTACCTTTTGGTACGTAAGGATACAATGCGTGCCTCGCGCATTATGCAGGAGCGTCTTTTGCAAAAAAGCAATATCCAGCTCTGCTTCCATACAGAAGTACAAGAAATAATCGGGGAAGAAACCGTAGAAGCAGTACAGGTAATCCACACTCTTTCTCAAACAGTTTCTATCCTAGCCGCCACAGGTTGTTTTATTGCCATAGGGCATGTGCCTAATTCTAAGCTTTTTTTGCCCTATTTATCGGTAGATAGTGAAGGCTATATTCAGGTGCAATTAGGGACAACCCATACCAATGTAGCCGGTGTATTTGCTGCGGGTGATGTACAAGATCGCTACTATCGACAAGCTGTGACGGCTGCTGGGACAGGCTGTATGGCTGCATTAGATGCGGAGCGCTTCCTGCAAGCAAATGAATGGTAG
- a CDS encoding sigma-70 family RNA polymerase sigma factor, with protein sequence MRQLKISKQITNRENQSLDKYLQEIGKVPLLSADEEVALSKRIKMGDRAAFERLTNANLRFVVSVAKQYQNQGLSLSDLINEGNLGLIKSAQRFDEKRGFKFISYAVWWIRQSILQALAEQARIVRLPLNRIGSLSKISRTFAHLEQKYEREPTVEELAEFLEIDAEEVRDALKMAGRPISVDAPFVQGEENSLLDVLESDVEKKPDSELMNDSLCKEIQRALVVLSARERDVLSYYFGLNSTEILTLEEIGARFGLTRERVRQVKEKAVKKLKASIGSEALKCYLG encoded by the coding sequence ATGAGACAACTGAAAATAAGTAAGCAAATTACGAATCGTGAAAACCAGTCTTTGGATAAATATCTTCAAGAAATTGGAAAGGTTCCGTTGCTAAGTGCAGATGAAGAGGTAGCACTTTCTAAAAGAATTAAAATGGGCGATAGAGCTGCTTTTGAGCGCTTAACGAATGCTAACCTTCGTTTCGTAGTTTCTGTAGCGAAGCAATATCAAAACCAAGGGCTTTCCCTGAGTGATTTAATTAACGAAGGAAATTTAGGTTTAATTAAATCTGCGCAACGGTTTGATGAGAAAAGAGGCTTTAAGTTTATTTCTTATGCGGTATGGTGGATTAGGCAGTCCATATTACAAGCCTTAGCGGAGCAGGCTAGGATTGTACGGTTGCCGTTAAATAGAATTGGTTCCCTCAGCAAAATATCTAGAACTTTTGCCCATCTAGAGCAAAAGTATGAGCGAGAGCCAACGGTAGAGGAGCTAGCTGAGTTTTTAGAAATTGATGCGGAAGAGGTAAGGGATGCTTTAAAGATGGCGGGGCGTCCTATTTCGGTAGATGCTCCCTTTGTGCAAGGTGAGGAAAACAGCTTACTAGATGTTTTAGAAAGTGATGTAGAGAAAAAGCCAGATAGTGAGCTAATGAATGATTCTTTATGTAAAGAAATCCAGCGTGCATTGGTTGTGCTGAGTGCTAGGGAGCGGGATGTACTTAGTTACTATTTTGGTTTAAATAGTACAGAAATATTGACATTAGAAGAGATAGGGGCTCGTTTTGGTTTAACGCGCGAACGTGTACGGCAAGTAAAGGAAAAGGCCGTTAAAAAGCTCAAAGCATCTATAGGCAGTGAAGCATTAAAATGTTATTTAGGGTAA
- the pnp gene encoding polyribonucleotide nucleotidyltransferase, protein MFRKVISKTITLPDHPLITIETGKLATQADGAVVVRVADTMLLATVVAKEHPNSEQGGFPLSIDYQEKFAASGKIPGGFFKREGRLGDHEIIIARLVDRALRPLFPKGFAHAVQVNIALISADDAVLPDAFAALAASAALAVSPIPFNGPISEVRVVRVKGKFVINPVASLVEQADINLIVAATDDSILMVEGEMLEVAEAEVVEAIRYAHTAIKWQCQVQRELMEAVGVTKQPFTPIDWLAAIDYPATLREAVYHAMYAVARKGIPSKILRREAFTAVLEAYKEQLAKDQQGEDIAAAQQQAWAFEIEKQVIRALVLEEGLRVDGRRHDQIRSIESEVDYLPAAHGSALFTRGETQSLTTVTLGSKLDEQIIDRAMEDGYSRFLLHYNFPAFSTKEIRPNRGPSRREIGHGNLAMRALKAVLPPDTENLYTIRIVSDILESNGSSSMATVCAGSLALMDAGIPIKSHVAGIAMGLITDPMTNQFAILSDILGDEDYVGDMDFKVTGTQEGITACQMDMKLAGISYQMLEQALLQAKAGRLHIFQKMTETIAVARSARKPHAPSVTTIEVDRELIGIIIGPGGKVIQEIQKESDTSITIVEKDKKGIVTIFASNQVLLEKAMSRIQTIVAKPVVGEVYTGKVKAVLNYGAFVEFMPGKDGLLHVSEVRWERIEDLEKVLEVGETLQVKLVGIDSKSGKYRLSRKVLLVPEGQGGIDQDPLID, encoded by the coding sequence ATGTTTAGAAAAGTTATTTCAAAGACCATAACCCTACCAGACCACCCTCTGATTACCATAGAGACTGGTAAGCTTGCTACGCAAGCAGATGGTGCTGTAGTCGTACGTGTAGCCGATACCATGCTTTTAGCAACAGTAGTAGCTAAGGAGCACCCGAATTCGGAACAAGGAGGATTTCCTCTTTCTATTGATTATCAGGAGAAATTTGCTGCTTCTGGTAAGATACCCGGTGGTTTTTTTAAGCGAGAGGGTAGATTAGGGGATCATGAAATTATTATTGCAAGGCTAGTAGACCGTGCTTTACGTCCGCTTTTCCCTAAGGGATTTGCGCATGCTGTTCAGGTTAATATAGCATTGATATCTGCTGATGATGCTGTGTTACCAGATGCATTTGCTGCATTAGCTGCCTCTGCTGCGTTAGCGGTTTCACCTATTCCATTTAACGGACCTATTTCTGAAGTACGGGTCGTGCGCGTAAAAGGTAAGTTTGTCATTAATCCAGTGGCTAGTTTAGTAGAGCAAGCGGATATCAACCTTATCGTAGCGGCTACGGATGATAGCATCCTTATGGTAGAAGGGGAAATGTTAGAGGTAGCAGAAGCAGAAGTAGTGGAAGCCATACGTTATGCCCACACAGCTATTAAATGGCAGTGTCAAGTACAAAGGGAGCTTATGGAAGCAGTTGGTGTGACCAAGCAGCCCTTTACACCTATTGATTGGCTTGCCGCTATAGATTATCCGGCTACTTTACGAGAGGCGGTTTACCATGCCATGTATGCCGTTGCACGGAAAGGCATACCCTCTAAGATTTTGCGTAGGGAAGCTTTTACAGCTGTGCTGGAAGCATATAAGGAACAGTTGGCTAAGGACCAACAAGGTGAAGACATAGCAGCTGCTCAGCAGCAAGCATGGGCCTTTGAAATAGAAAAACAAGTTATTCGGGCGCTTGTATTAGAGGAAGGGCTTCGTGTAGATGGCCGTCGGCATGATCAAATTCGGTCGATTGAATCAGAAGTAGATTATCTACCTGCTGCACATGGTTCTGCTCTTTTTACAAGAGGAGAAACGCAATCCTTGACTACGGTTACCTTGGGCAGTAAGCTTGATGAGCAGATTATTGATAGAGCCATGGAGGATGGATACAGTCGTTTTCTATTGCATTATAATTTTCCTGCTTTTTCTACTAAAGAAATTAGGCCCAATAGAGGTCCTTCTCGTCGGGAGATAGGGCATGGTAATTTAGCTATGCGGGCATTGAAGGCGGTACTACCACCTGATACAGAAAATTTGTATACTATACGTATAGTGTCTGATATATTAGAGTCCAATGGCTCTTCTTCTATGGCAACGGTTTGTGCAGGTTCTTTGGCTTTGATGGATGCGGGGATTCCTATTAAGTCACATGTAGCAGGTATTGCTATGGGACTTATTACAGATCCTATGACCAATCAGTTCGCTATACTATCTGATATCTTGGGGGATGAGGATTATGTAGGAGATATGGATTTTAAGGTGACAGGTACGCAAGAAGGTATTACAGCCTGTCAAATGGATATGAAGCTAGCTGGGATATCCTATCAAATGCTGGAGCAAGCTTTGTTACAGGCTAAGGCAGGTAGGCTCCATATTTTTCAGAAAATGACTGAAACGATAGCGGTTGCCCGGTCAGCACGTAAGCCACATGCCCCTAGTGTTACTACTATAGAGGTAGACAGAGAACTGATTGGAATAATTATTGGGCCTGGAGGAAAAGTAATTCAAGAAATTCAAAAAGAGAGTGATACCAGTATTACCATTGTAGAGAAAGATAAAAAAGGTATTGTTACTATATTTGCATCTAACCAGGTATTATTAGAAAAAGCAATGAGCAGAATACAAACTATTGTAGCCAAACCAGTTGTTGGGGAAGTTTATACAGGGAAGGTGAAGGCTGTATTAAACTATGGTGCATTTGTGGAATTTATGCCTGGTAAGGATGGTTTGTTACATGTTTCAGAAGTGCGTTGGGAACGCATCGAAGATTTAGAGAAGGTATTAGAAGTGGGCGAAACCTTACAAGTAAAGTTAGTTGGTATAGATTCTAAATCAGGTAAATATAGATTATCACGTAAGGTATTGTTGGTACCAGAAGGGCAGGGAGGGATAGATCAGGATCCTCTGATTGATTAG
- the rpsO gene encoding 30S ribosomal protein S15: MKLTNQPRQQKQALFKTFGHAHCEKDSGSPESQIALFTYRIKHLTEHLRLKGKDYAAKLGLLKLVGKRRRLLAYLKKEDLQRYRNVITSLGLRK; this comes from the coding sequence ATGAAGTTAACAAATCAACCACGTCAACAAAAACAAGCGCTTTTTAAGACTTTTGGGCATGCCCATTGTGAGAAAGATAGTGGTTCCCCTGAATCACAAATTGCCCTATTTACTTATAGAATTAAGCATTTAACAGAGCATTTGCGCCTTAAGGGGAAAGATTATGCTGCAAAATTAGGCCTTTTAAAGTTAGTAGGTAAGCGTAGACGGTTACTGGCTTATCTTAAAAAAGAAGATTTGCAGCGTTATAGAAATGTTATTACCAGTCTTGGCTTAAGGAAATAA